CGGGTTTCGCCTGAATGTGGTGgcgggtttttttttcattacataATCTTTCGAGCCAGAGTTTTGAGGATGAGCATATCTTTACACTCTGCTCTCATCCAATATCTGGGACAGGCTCCAAAAAAATCGTGTTCACGTTTAAAGAATATCCATTTATCCAGTTAAAGTCCACTCTCACTATAGTCCTTAGTTCCAAGCCAAAAAATGTTACTACCTGgattgaaaaattatttaattttatgtacttttgggatggcaacgagtactcGATCGATCGTCCGAAAACATGAGTTCTAATTGATTACTCGTGCACTcggaaaaaatgataaaaaatcacGAAATACACAATTTACATACAATGTAACAGTACTGGGGAGTTGCTAACAAGATAATGTatggtccctctaatcccctaTATGTACATCATTAACCCTAAATATTAACTGATTATTTATCTGCTCTTTTAAGAGAGAAATGTGGATCGGGCATTTTCATTACCAACGATATACCAGATATAATATGTTAGGTGACATTGCAAATTGCGTGGAAAGAGCTTTTAAATTACAACAGCAGCTCAATATGATATATGAATTTAGTATTAATTCCGGTATGGAGGTGAACCTTGGAAAAACAGAAATTATTGAATTTAGAAATGGTTGTCCCTTAAGGAGTTATGAAAAATGGCAGTTTCGTGCACTACGTTAAAAACTACTTCAATGTATAAGTATATGGGATATATCTTTACTCCACAATTGTAACACAACGCAACCCCAGCTAAAGGAAAGTTGTAGGCTTAGGTACGTAAATCtgtttttgcaattaaacataatcaaaagcCCTACGATTATTTCCTAACCAAAAAGCTGTTTAAGATACTTAATACCATGATTAAACCTATATTATGTAACGGAAGGTGTGGTTGGCGTCATTGAAGGTGGATGATGTCGTTGAAGGTGTGGATGCTGTCGTTGGAGGTGTGGATGGCGTCGTTGGAGGTGTGGATGGCGTCGTTGGAGGTTTGGATGGCGTCGTTGGAGGTGTGTATGGCGTCGTTGAAGGTGTGGATGGCGTCGTTGGAGGTGTGGATGGTGTCATTGAAGGTGTGGATGGCGTCGTTGAAGGTGTGGATGGCGTCGTTGAAGGTGTGGATGATATCGTTGAAGGTGTGGTTGGCGTCGTTGAAGGTGTGGATGGCGTCGTTGAAGGTGTGGGTGTTGGCGTTAAAGGTGTGGATGTTGTTGTTGAAGGTGTGGATGGCGTCGTTGAAGGTGTGGATGGCGTCGTTGGAGGTAAGTATGGCGTCGTTGAAGGTGTGGATGGCGTCGTTGGAGGTGTGGATGGTGTCATTGAAGGTGTTGATGGCGTCGTTGAAGGTGTGGATGGCGTCGTTGAAGGTGTGGATGATGTCGTTGAAGGTGTGGTTGGCGTCGTTGAAGGTGTGAATGGCGTCGTTGAAGGTGTGGGTGTTGGCGTTAAAGGTGTGGATGGTGTTGTTGAAGGTGTGGATGGCGTCGTTGAAGGTGTGGATGGCGTCGTTGGAGGTGTGTATGGCGTCGTTGAAGGTGTTGATGGCGTCGTTGGAGGTGTGGATGGTGTCATTGAAGGTGTGGATGGCGTCGTTGGAGGTTTGGGTGTTAGCGTTAAAGGTGTGGATGGTGTTGTTGAAGGTGTGGATGGCGTCGTTGAAGGTATGGATGGCGTCGTTGGAGGTGTGTATGTCGTCGTTGGAGGTGTGGATGGCGTCGTTGAATGTGTGGATGATGTCGTTGGAGGTGTGTATGGCGTCGTTGGAGGTGTGGATGGCGTCGTTGAAGGTGTGGATGGCGTCGTTGAATGTGTGGGTGTCGGCGTTAAAGGTCTGGATGGTGTTGTTGAAGGTGTGGATGGCGTCGTTGAAGGTGTGGATTGCGTCGTTGGAGGTCTATATGGCGTCGTTGAAGGTGTGTATGGCGTCGTTGGAGGTTTGGCTGGCGTCGTTGAAGGAGTGGTAGGTTTGAATGTTGTCGTAGAAGGTGTGATTGGCGTCGTTGGGGGTGTGGATGGTGACACTGAATGTGTGGATGGCGTCGTTGAAGGTGTGGAAGAGTCGTTGAAGGTGTGGATGGCGTTGTTGAAAGTAAGGATGGTGTCGTTGGAGGTATGGATGCTGTCGTTGGAGGTGTGGATGGTGTCATTGAAGGTGTGGATGGCGTCGTTGAAAGTATGGATGGTGTCGTTGGAGGTATGGATGCTGTCGTTGGAGGTGTGGATGGTGTCGTTGGAGGTATGGATGCTGTCGTTGGGGGTGTGGATGGTGTCGTTGAAGGTGTGGATGCTGTCGTTGGAGTTGTGGAAGGCGTCGTTGAAGGTATGGATTGTGTCGTTGGAGGTGTGGATGGCGTCGTTGAAGGTATGGATTGTGTCGTTGGAGGTGTGGAGGGCGTCGTTGAAGGTATGGATGGTGTCGTTTGAGGTGTGGATGGTGTCGTTGGAGGTATGGATGGCGTCGTTGAAGGTATGGATTGTGTCGTTGGAGGTGTGGATGGCGTCGTTGGAGGTGTGGAGGGCGTCGTTGAAGGTATGGATGGTGTCGTTGGAGGTGTGGAGGGCGTCGTTGAAGGTATTGATTGTGTCGTTGGAGGTGTGGAGGGCGTCGTTGAAGGTATGGATTGTGTCGTTGGAGGTGTGGAGGGCGTCGTTGAAGGTGTGGATTGTGTCGTTAAGGTATGGATGGTGTCTTTGACGGTGTGGGTTGCGTCGTTGAAGGTGTGGATGGCGTCGTTGAAAGTGCGGATGTTGTCGTTGGTGATGTGGATGGTGTCGTTGAAGGTATGGATTGTGTTGTTGAAGgttattgcatttaaaagcaCGTTtagaattatttcatttagtttttttatgtttttaaacttatttatttttacaactattgtgaaacaagctattgtaacttatattaatcactctagttggcacgatgttgcgcgagagtttggtcttgtgttgtgggggaaaccggagtacctggACGAAACCCaattgtccggcttggtgaccacaaaccaaactcacatgcgcccaggccgggagtcgaacccgggtcgcataggtgagaagcgagtgcagtTACCACTGCGTTAACCTGCCAACCgaagaaaatgcataaacaatcCAATACAGTTTGGTTTGCCTACCTGATCTGTCTCACAGAGACCAGTGTATGAAATATTCCCAAACTGTCTGAGGTTACTTGTTTCGCTGTACAGCATACAGTTCTGAAACAGATTAGCATAGCTCAACATTAGCAAATACGTGAATCTGAACAAGCCCTCAATGTAGAagcaaagaaatttaaaaactaTTGCATTGTTATCAATacttttaactttaacaataaacaaaattaaatgttgtttaaaacaagCAGGTTCACACTTAATCCCGCACCAATCCAGGTGTCCATAACgtgtgtgtttgtctgtttttgatgttatttttctATGTCTATAGATACTTTGTATTGtactgtattgtattgtattgtattgtatatatttgtgcatGTGTATAAGCTATACTTCTCTTGACATTTGGAGGATAAACAGAATAAACTAAGGTAAAGACATACGATGTAAATGAATGAACCATTGAGTTATTATTTCGTGTTTAATCAACGTCGGTATACTTCTCCTCGTTGACAGACAGAGAAGTCATCACACCTATCAGGAGAGGACGCCTTGTCACACGTGAAACAATATGGCCCGCGATCAGAGACAAGGACAGCTGGACAGAAAGGATAGCAATATATAAGAAAGGAGGGATTTCTAGTAGGATATGCTATTTATAATATGAACTAGATTGCAagaatgaaatttgaaaaaaaatcataattagaACACTTCAATACGCTTTACGACGAACGAAATCAACAACTGCATCAGAACTCAAAGTATTAGTACTAGTATGCATAGCAGTTgtagtttttgtattattattattattattattattattattattattattattattattattattattattattattattgttgttgttgttgttgttgttgttgatgatgttgttgttcctgttgttgtttttttgtaattgttttgttgtttatttgttgttcttttaatactattgttgttgttgctgctgctgctgctgctgttgctgttgttgttgttgttgttgtttgttgtcaTGCAAGAGTAGTATTATTCTATATTACCAGGTTGCCCACAGCCGTCAATGTTACAGAACGGAGAGGAGCAACACTCAGTACAGATGGCAATGTCAGCAACATCCTCATACGTCTTGTGAATAATACCCCTTGTTCCCGTGCCGTAATTCGGGCATGACTGAACGTACAAAAGGgactttaatattatttgtcaCTATTCGTCTGTGAAGTGACAATTTCAATGAAGCTACAGCTATTGTAAATGGTTTTAGAGAAGAGTATAAACAATTGCAGACGTCTTAAAATGTTAGAAGTAGTTGGTTTATCCACAATATTAAAAAGTAGGAGCAACTGCGAGAAACACTATGAAATAAGACTTTATATGTGTCTTGATAGATGGAAACAATACACCACGAAATAAGGCGTTATATGTGTGTTGATAGATAGTAACAATACACCACGAAATAAGGCTTCATATATGTGTCGATAGATGGTAACAATGCACCACGAAGTAAACCTATATATATGTGTTGATAGATAGTAACAATACACCACAAAGTAAGGCTTTATATATGTGCTGATAGATAGTAACAATACACCACAAAGTAAGGCTTTATATATGTGCTGATAGATAGTAACAATACACCACAAAGTAaggctttatatatatatgtgttgatAGTTGGTAACAATACACCACAAAGTAAGGCTTTATATATGTGTTGATAGATGGTAACAATACACCACAAAGTAAGGCTTTATATATGTGTTGATAGATAGTAACAATACACCACAAAGTAAGGCTTTATATATGTGTTGATAGATAGTAACAATACACCACAAAGTAAGGCTTTATATATGTGTTGATAGATGGTAACAATACACCACAAAGTAAGGCTTTATATATGTGTTGATTGATGGTAACAATACACCACAAAGTAAGGCTTTATATATGTGTTGATAGATAGTAACAATACATCACGAAGTAAGGCTTTATACATGTGCTGATAAATGGTAACAATACACCACGAAGTAAAGCTTTATACATGTGCTGATAAATGGTAACAATACACCACGAAGTAAGGCTTTATATATGTGTTGATAGATAGTAACAATACAACACGAAATAAGGCTTCATATATGTGTTGATTGATAGTAACAATACACCACGAAGCAGGGCTTTATACATGTGTTGATAGAAAGTAACAATACACCACGAAGCAGGGTTTTATACATGTGTTGATAGATAGTAACAATACTATAATACGACTATTTGGAAACTTAATTACCTCTTTTGACTGACATCCCAGGCTATAGAAAATTGCGCCAGTTGCTGAAATTAATTCTTTGACAGAACATACctgcaaaaacaacaatgagtttataacaaaatattgaaaataaaaaaatacgatTTAATATCGTTTAATTGCTTCTGTGTTGATTAAGTTTCAAGTTATATGCATGAATAAGTCGGTGAATCTGTTTAATATTCACCCGCCACTCAGAACCGAAATTCAAAaggtttaaaatattgacatggGGTTTGGGAGTACAGCCACATGAAAATGTTAACAGTTTCTAATTCGAAATGGTGCgggtttttgttttacttttctttaccGATATTGACACTttaagtaaacttggacgattttaaatCCGCGAGTGGTATTGTCGATGAAATTATTGGTGGAGGGTTTTCTGTCTACCTCATTTTCTCTACATTCTGTTGTCCCCCGACACTGCTGTATAGTGGCCGTACTCTGGCAGGACAGACACTTCAATGCATCTCCAAAACCTACAATCATAATATCCACAATTcgaaatataataaaagcaaaataaactCACATAGCTCAACATGTGTTCCTACTGTAGGCAAACAAAATGCTGTTTTTGATAAAAGGAATTAATTGGCGAAGGTTCATTTGGAAATTATGTGCCCATTGTACATTGCTATTTATGTCACTGAATGACCATGCATCTACAAATTAAAGAGATATgggaaaattgtttgtttcagtgtaatatcGTAATAGATTTCCCAGAGAGAGAGCACCAAAGGCTATATTTCACTGTGTGTTTTAGTGAATTATCGTAATAAATTTCACAGAGAGAGTGTCAAAGGCTATATTTCCTGAGTGGCGTAGTTcgaaacaatgaaatatcatttttatttcatttataaaccaCCGAAAAGCATACAATAAAAAGGTTATTGCTCACTGTACTTCCATAGCTTAACATGGACATGTCGGGACATAGTGTTGGTAAATGTTTATAGGTACACGATTGAAACTATCCAGAGCGAGGACCACATACCCATTtatggactagggcacttgtggcctagttcatagtcGTAAACGCgatatctgcattctcaagccgcatctgggggttcactgacgtaatgtattcatacgctgtattttgattggattgccgttagcgaatatgaataatcaaagtagtaccggaactgattacaatgataacatcaaatacaaatagttctcctaacaattcaagctaactgtatgttcttttaatgaagcacaagaaattcttacgtagcgagtgagttaatcgggttgactacatgaatgttcttgcatacggtcagattatatgcaataagaatatgaacatattggaaaagtacgcatcgaaaattttccgttcaatgctctgtattgatagactggtaccctctttctcttttatccgaaaagaaaccagtatcagctaaccgcggtgctcgtcgcgcattcgaaatgtcttgtgaattcatacgtaaagcgaataaagcgtgcggactaagtagaaaacaaccaggaaagttggtttaaaaaaagtattgttatcctttgtatacaatgttggtattccgaagtcggtccctgttttttttcgacataatttgcatgtttccgtgatattttcttttcgatacaaagattttttaactattcatcgcatggcacttagcacttttttaaatacaacatgatttttggtatttattgtaaactattaatgtttactaaaaaccatatgccgcgtacctgtataactttatattttttaggaaaagtaaatcagggtaccagtctacttattgacctcaacatTAACTCtaatcagagcggccgaatgattcagacatgtatgttataactacttccggatgctgattaTGTGattttcatagtgttttattgaggaaatttatcaacaaagccgccattgaatgattaccactatcaaatggatttttttcatcttaccgtgggtagcatttttaatttgacacgtaaattttcaagcaatacaagttcgtttgaaaaaatcatgtgatttcatttttgcaaaatggagataaaaaaatatcaaatatgcgcatacttatttatgaagtttcattctgaATGAAGCCAAAtttatgaatatgtgcacagcatctgtgaataagatgattgtttacctatgtgcatagaaaagtcttggagccactctcagtgtaagtacatgacattgtcataaaccatcgccattgataaaacaatcttgcatgctcaattttgatttcctctcttataatgcaccagtcaattgttaccatgcctccctcggggatataccagggaaaagggctgtgtttttacctttcaggtgtcctcgttgctaaagaacttcagcgagcACAtcatatattacctttttggacgtgttggacatcaaaaaaaaaaatatcaacattaaagttatggaagccagaactagtgtcctcgcaatgccgggtgattgcggtggttttgtcttccctcaaaatatatcagggaattgctcttaccttagatcagCGGGGTGcggggttattcacgggattttaccaccagttcgttctcgcatggcagggattttaccggggattggctggacggAAAGTCGGGGGCGAGGGGgaggggctggttacaattgactggtgcctactttacaagttctttttctgaagacgctttgtgctcccTTTTTGTtatctagccaagaatgaaaatcaaaaatcagttagagatacagtatggtgatgcattgttgttgatagatcattataaatttgtgaaatatttgagggaaaggtatttggttaaataattcacaagtgtaacttttgaattttatttaacaatgcagtgccgaatattgtggagatagaattgaatttgtattaattaatcagttgacttgtggcgtttagggaacaaaattaaaatcaaaatattcaattaagttcccttatcacccaatgttgtggaatagtaaagTAAAGAAGATTAAACCTCACAGACTTAAACAGTCTTTcacaaatgctgtccaggctttttatGCTTACGAAtaactaacctcgcgatgtcagaccagaaatcatcttggcatgagattggatcactatggatcattatgcaccagtcaattgtaaccacggctcccacatccgggggtataccggggatagacCGCGAAATGGGTCATtcttttacctttcaggtggccccgcagtgccaggttttcccggaaaatacagtgtggatggggcttaaccttaTGTCCCTtaggtgcggggcatttggtggggactttaccatcagattatctccgcagggcagggattttagcTGAGGTTGGCTAGGTCTccgctattccgggaccggggggggggcatggttacaattggctgatgcattagcttgtgtattcagataaagttaagaatatatatttagttatataagttatactttgcaatctaaataaaagatttgaaaaaggtatcctttatcaataaatgcaagtatacataaatgactgtgcaaatctttatgtatcattcaaatatgagtaccttgcagggtgaatgttattttgtaaaaattatactaagtgagctttcaagattacctttccaatcgcatacacaatgcagtttgaaacctggataattaaaacaaatcttggttgtagaccattactattaaatatttgataagtcacagacattataaggtacagtttaaaggggctctACTCAGTTAATGGTGAAAAAGCCAAAAGTTTAAggaaattgtagaaaattgacataaacttggtatcgatgtgtacaattaatgcattgaaacttactgatgatccccatagtttacaaatgatttattaatagcagttatttcgtgtttttccattaaaaacagattactaggtatgtctaccgagtagaattcattccttatgcgtgatctgccgttgatgttattacatgatattagcgagtttggtatacatctggaaaattccacccagtaaaggtaagtcttcatagcatagtggatacgacacttcactgcattttttttcattttggtattttatttacaataacgatatcaaatagtaaaatattttattaaaaaagtgtccttagattcgttacaggaaaaaaacatttttttggtgccaatctggtgtacagtccctttcataaacaacaagtgaagccaatgctgtattaaatttgagacaaacaaaaagaagacagcacaaagttcaaaaagtgtgaccaatgtcagaataccttacataatttataaattttcatgcgattcagacaattttaatgctagaaatcacaaaaattcATTCCCTTGAAtcattcctgtcatagtttaaagctaaactctcacagatttaccgtttttacaactttttttttgtcttggaaaaagcacatcttcaaaccaatgatatcaggTTGCTGAACCGTTACTAACTGTTTcagaataatgcttaaaacatcaattttttaactttaatataaaagtctgccatctaaattttggtcagcagtcttatacaactggtttccatggattttcgcaaaaattggctcggtccaagacaaaaaataaaaaagttgtcaaattgagagtgcagctttaaactcataataaaatttcaatgcactacatttgacataattttaaacagatgaaaaaatgttatttttaaaaagcacaatatatcctttatgtgaccttacattataatgaatttattcagatcataattaagtgacttttcttgcacttaaatgtgaacaagaaagcttggaattgaacactaaatgaaacaagaatgaaattaaatgaatcacaacatttcatcaaaattatacacacaaatgttatttgatatacaaaaaaatgaaactttttagactttcaaaaatttaacatttactaaatacggttatataaaatgatgaatacatttgtaggatttgatatccgactagatgtaactcggcttcgttcatttttctaaactttctctcagtgatgaggaataaattttattcactgcagttgttttcttagtttatgaaaataagaacaattgaaacaattcattaactactgttgatcagtgcagattgtgggaggtcatggttgagtTCAAtcaaccaccaataagccctgccaaaattggttaccgattggtcagtcaggtgcttttggtaggcatgattagca
Above is a genomic segment from Mya arenaria isolate MELC-2E11 chromosome 2, ASM2691426v1 containing:
- the LOC128206165 gene encoding elastin-like, which encodes MEVWLASLKVDDVVEGVDAVVGGVDGVVGGVDGVVGGLDGVVGGVYGVVEGVDGVVGGVDGVIEGVDGVVEGVDGVVEGVDDIVEGVVGVVEGVDGVVEGVGVGVKGVDVVVEGVDGVVEGVDGVVGGKYGVVEGVDGVVGGVDGVIEGVDGVVEGVDGVVEGVDDVVEGVVGVVEGVNGVVEGVGVGVKGVDGVVEGVDGVVEGVDGVVGGVYGVVEGVDGVVGGVDGVIEGVDGVVGGLGVSVKGVDGVVEGVDGVVEGMDGVVGGVYVVVGGVDGVVECVDDVVGGVYGVVGGVDGVVEGVDGVVECVGVGVKGLDGVVEGVDGVVEGVDCVVGGLYGVVEGVYGVVGGLAGVVEGVVGLNVVVEGVIGVVGGVDGDTECVDGVVEGVDGVVESMDGVVGGMDAVVGGVDGVVGGMDAVVGGVDGVVEGVDAVVGVVEGVVEGMDCVVGGVDGVVEGMDCVVGGVEGVVEGMDGVV